GTTTGCATATACAACTGTGAGCCTTTGAACTCTTCCATAGCACCTCGGCAAGCTCCAAGTTGGTTACAATGTCACCAGTCTTTTGAGCAATTTGTGCTGATACTCTCTGCCTCCGATATCTCCGGTTTAGCAATAGGTCCAATTCGTGTCGACTTTCTGCAACTGTCTATGAAATTAAACGTTTCATATGAACCGTTATTATACGTAGTAGCTTCTAATCTTTAGTACCTTTTACCTCCCGTTGTTGGCTTCTTCgatttccttttgttgttgtaaCCTGAGCTTTGTTGGACGTACAGCTGCTTTTCGATCTCCTTTTGTGTTTCTTCCTTCGCAAGTTCATCCATTTTCTTCTTGATTTGATCACGAGAAACGGTTGTATGATTATACGCAaaaggatttctagtttctaaagaaactgtggtgctgcgtcggtgggagagatgaaaacaaaaatttggttttatcaaacgagttgataaaggttgaattaccaccgtgagaggtttagaaagctgacgtttcgggtgttagcccttcgtcagagcgaatagatgaactGTGGGATGTTGTGGTTGATGTGAgatgtagaggagctttgccattgctggaaatatggtcacataaatttgtgaataaattagtggaatgagaggcgttaaTTAATTCCGCGTGGAGAGAGTGTactcagttgaaaaatgaatttgtgTTCTAGATTTTTGCGGTTTTCTGCGTTCCCGTGGCGTAAAGATGTTCCGCAAATAGGTATGTTGTCGTTGGAGTGAATAAGAAGATTAAAATGGTGCgtgactggtttggacgcatctgtgttgtttttttatacgtcgcgtaggtgttcgcggaagctgTCCGCAAattttctccctgtttcgcctatgtagattttcttgcatagcgtgcaggttatgcaagagatgacatttgtggagaagAATGTGGAATGGTCAgcgactttaacggatcgattgggtcttgagatcttaactgtgttagaaacaaagggacaagttttgcatcgtgtgcgtttacatgtgaaggttcctggttggttgtcaaaCTTAAATGCTCCCCTAACtcagaaattgcctaagtttctGTCGCGTAAGGGCTGGTTCACACTTTGACATAAgcgtaagcataagcataaacataagcataaggaaaacatgtatgaaccGGGATTACATAAGCATatgcataagcataagcataagcataagcacaaggaATGGAACTTTTTCCATTaacttatgcttatgcttatgcttctGTTGTGAATACTGCAGTGTGAACCGGGCAGTACATAAGCACAAGCGTAAGCATAAGAGTTTTCTTGTCAGCGGAATACACAAAAATACAATCTAGGCCCGCTCTGTCAGCTGAAAACATGGCGACGCAGATAAACGAGAAGTTGGCGGAATCTGTCCGTaattagcgagctttagatttgaagacgacgacgagatcgaggaccaagtccaacttttgctcattgtgcgcatgctcaaatccgtgacagtgatggcgtgacaatgttgttgcaatcaacttcgtcgtcccggcctagttgaagacgaaaaagtttgaagatttcgttgtggtgaaaacagagtgcttcgtcctcgtcgtcgtcttcgtcttcgtcctcgaatctaaagctccctattatcctTGTTTGTACGACAAAAAATCAGCAGACTTTAAGgataaaaacaagaaagcgttgGCTTGGAGTGATGTAGCAAAGGAAGTAGGATTACAGAATGGTAAGTGATACACGTTCGAATGATAATAGAGATGTTAGTTCTATTGTTTTGACAGCTTATTAAATTCGCCTTGGGGTTCACAATCTTATCAAAATGATACAACAGAACAAAGCCAAATATTAATACAATAGACGTTATTGAATTACGAACACTACGATTCCTATTGTGTCCTTTTACACAAATATGTTATATTCATTTGTTATGGGTGAGTGGACGTTATAAAACTTTCTATAGTCTCCAATAACTAAATACCCTGATAACTTTAATTTATGCGACCCAAGAAACTgatttttgatttattttttataaGTAAACAATGTGTTAAAcaaattaatttctttgtccAGTTGTAAACGTCCCGGAATCAatggaaatatatttttattgaatgaaaattgatagCTCCCTCCACAAAAATCATCATAGCCAAAAAAACCCATGTATTAGTATTCGTTGTATTAAAGCTTATCTTGTACTGAACATTTTAGGAGATGAGGCCTGTAAACTATTCCAGTACTTAAGAAACAAATACAGTAGAGACAAGAAGAAAATTGAGGGTAAAAAGGTCTCTGGGAGTTCAACAGATGAAGTAAGGGAAGCTAAAGTGGAAGCTTCAGAAATTTATTCATTCTTGAGCTGGCTTGATCTCTATGTGCAGCCTAGAAAAACCTCATCCAACTATGTGATAAATGTTGATACTGACAACGAAAACCAGGAAGATGGCGATGATGAAAGACCAGATACACCAAGTGACATGAGCAGCAGTAGCGTAAAGGAGCCATCTCTTAATAGGTAAATATAGTATAAATTCATACGTACTATacattcacaattttttttttatgaaataacTGTAACTATTTTCATGGAGGCAATTATTACTTTCCATTGCATCTGTAAAACAGAGCTTCTTGATTTGGTAAAAAGTGTCTAAATATTGAAGCCCcaaagtataataattattttggtatttttacaatcttttgcttttttcttcttggctAATTTTGTCTCAGTACAAATATTGTAAAACCAAAGAAACGGAAGGCTAGAAATCATGACCTGAGTGAAAGACTTCAAGAGGCTGAACTTGGTCAAAGCCATTGGAGAAAGCTTGAAACGCAAGGAGCAGACAACACCGAAAGATGAGGATGTATTGTTTGGCGAACTGCTCGTTACGCAGATCAAACAACTGAAACCAGATGTCAAATTAGTGGTTAAGATAGAAATACACAACCTATTATATAAGCACCTATTGGCACACAACTCAACTGAAACCCAACCCTCCTATTACATGCTTAACACAGTAGGGCCTAATGCAACAAATGAGTATCCTCCCCCAACAGCTACTACTTCAGCAAACACCGAAGTATCACACGGCTTAGATTATGGTGTACCTAATTATCCAGTTGGCTATTTTTTCAACAAGTACAGACAAACATGACTTTGAAAATCCACAGAAAGTCCTTTGAAAGGAAATTATTTTATCTTTgtgttttaaaaaattaatgttgtgaTATCTTTGATAAAAGTTCAAGGACTTCCTAGTCTGTATAATGTGTTCTgaaaatcttttatttttaatgtcATAGTAACAAAATTGCATTGTAAGTTACAGCCTTAACAGTTCACAGTTTCTTGTTCAGTTTCTAACATTTCCGTTTCCAACAAAATCATAAACTACCTGTATAATCAAAATTGAAATCTGATTTAATGCTGTACTTAATTTCTCACAAGTGTCTTTCTCTCATTTCAGAAAAAGACTACAATCTTTGTATACATCAAATGCTAGTTAAATTCAACACCTGTTCTTTACTTGTTATTCTTCTGTATTTGAGAATAATAACTTCTAGTTTATCATAACAGAAAGCCAGTATGATCAGTGTTCTGGGATGGCTGTCACTAGCTAAAGAGGCATAAGTTTAAGAACATATGTACACAAGTAACTCAGTTAAATAACCCCCTTTTGTACCAAGGTAGTTAACCTGAAAGCACTCTCGGGGTCTGCACGTATGTTTTCATGCTTATGCTTATATAGCTAAAAGGAACTGACAGAGTGCACTTCTAAGTTAATGCTAGTCACCACCAAGGACCTAAGAGAACTTTCTGTATCTGAATTAGTAATAGAATGATACCATCATGCTTGTGGAATTATATTGCCTCTACTCCTGACATAATCCGACTGCCACGAAACTGATCCACAATCTGAGTTAACATATTCTTTCAGAATTTCACGAGTTTTCATTGCATCTTTTGGATGCCTTGCTCCTCTAGCAGATGCAAGTGGTTTCAATGCACCATTTGAGCCACACTGTGCTACAATCTGCCGCCACTCTGCAGGTTGTATTTGTCCTGTACTGTCCTCACTATCTAAAAAACCTGATGGAAAATATGATGCAGTGTTTGTCTGTCTTACATAATTGTGTAGGCATACAGTTGCCTTAACAATATTCTCAGCTGTTTCTACTGATGTCTGAATAGGGCGATGATAGATACGCCACCTGGCTACAAGAATACCAAAGAAATTTTCAATTACACGCCTTGCCCTTGAGAGGCGGTAGTTTAAGATTCTGTTTGCCTCCAACAAGTTTTTCCCTGGATATGGCCGTTGCATCCAGGTTTTTAACGCAAATGCCTCAtgtccaacaaagaaataagggATCACGTCATTGGCAAAACCATCAAGGGGTTCAGCATCAGGGAAATCCAGTGCTCCAGATTCAGCAGCTCTAAATATATCAGTGTTGTTAAAAAGACTGCTGTCATTAGTACTCCCATAACCACCTACGTCTGTGAATGTGAAGGTGTAGTGTGCATCACATACAGCTAACAGTACAATACTAAAATAGCCCTTGTAATTGTAATACAATGAGCCACTCTTCAAAGGACACTGTATTGAGACATGCTTGCCATCTATAGCTCCCAGGCAGTGTGGAAAGTTCCATAATTCTTCAAACTCTTTGGATATCTCTTTCCAATCATTTTTGTTGGATGGTGGCTTGAGATATACCTCATGAAGTGCTTCCCAAATTGCTTGGCAAGTTTCATGGATGATTCCTGAGACTGAATGGATGATTCCAATACGATACTGAAATGACATTGATTGCTGTCTTGCCCCTTCAGCAAGATAATGGATTGCTAGGGATAAACGTTCAGCAGCCCCGATTGCCTCTCTCATTTAAGTATCTTTCTTGGAGATTATTGGACCTACCATGGTAAGTAGTTGCTCAAATGTCTCTGGAGACATTCGCATGTATCTATCAATGTAAAAAAGACCAGATGTTATGATACAATTGTAGGCTCAAACAAATTTCTGTTACTAAGCTAAAAAATTAGTTCAAACTTAGTTTGGTTAGCTGTGCAATAGATAAGAGAATAAACATAGATGAATTGATGGAATTAACTTATAACCTTTATAAAATATTAATCATTATTTCACTGTACGTGTTGTCTTGCATTCTCTCAGATCCCTCCTTCCtttaaaaaattgcaagaatTCATTTCCCATAAGGCACTTAGCCTCCTAAATTGTTGTACACAACATGTAACGTTTTAATTACACCTATCTATTACTAAACATACTCATTGTAATACTCCCCCTGGCCCCCTTACAAATAAGCTTACCTGAAATAAAATTCCGTGTCTCCCAGTTTTAATTCTTGTACAAGGTTATAATAATCGCCTTGTGTCTTTCTTCTCGTAAAAATGTCTCTTATCCAGACTTTTCTCGGTTTTCTTTGTGTTTGTCTCTGCATTAGCAATCTTCTTCGATTTCTACGGCGTAACACAAACAACAATCCAATTTCGAGTTCGTAGTCCGCCATCTTTGATTCCCGAGAGGTGAACTGCGCTGGCGCAATAGCCATCCTTACGGTTATGCTTATGTAACCCCGGTTCACACATATTTTCGttatgcttatgtttatgcttatgcttatgcttatgtcaaAATGTGAACCAGCCCTAAGGTGTTCATTATCGATCATGGAACCATGACTACAACTTAATCATGAGTTCTCTACTCTTGTACTCATCCCTGGTGTTAATTTGCATGGGGCTTTAGCTCTCTGATGTGAAATGCTCTAAGTGTCAGTAGGTAGTACTCTCCGCGTAATGACGTCTTGAGTATGTCCACGTTCTCTTCAGTGATGGTTGTGCTGCACTGGGACAGATGGGACTTGGACGTGCACTCTGGATGAGTTCCCTGACTCGAGATGTTGGCTAGTTTCGCCAACATAGCGCGCACAGAAGCGTGGACACGTGAGACGATAAACAAGCCCACTTTTAAGCAGCTTTTCCACTGGTGGCTTTAGTGAATGCAGTACCGTGTTgagttttgtaagtgtcataaTGATGGTACAAGGCGCATTGATTTTATGAAGCGCACGTACATAATCCTCAGTGCATTTTCCTCTATACTGGATTAACAGAGCGACTTTGCCAGACCCTACTGGCTTGATGACTTCTCTGTAAGGTATGTACTTTTACAACGATGAAATCGAGAGTCTGTTTAACTATAGGGTCATAGAATAAGGGAGGGTAGTGGTTTTTTTCCAGTATGCACTTTGCTTTTCCTAGGCTATCATGGAAATTCTGCCACGAACTACATGCACGCTAGATCTGGTAAACAAGCTCCGATACCACTGAATGCTTGTACCGCTTGGGGCTAGAGCATGATAGTTCATGATGAGGTCTGTGTCAGTGGGTTTGAAATACCACGTAGCGGATAGCTTGCCGGTTTCATGGTCGTAGAGTAATCGCATGTCGAGAAATGAAAGATTGCGATCCACTTCCGTTTCAAGGGTAAACTCTCAGTTCTTGTGTATATTGTTAATTTCTTCCAATTTCTGTTGCACCCACGAGCGCTTGATCTCTCTCATAATATCATCCATGTATCTCTCATATAACTTTTCGTCATCTTTAATAAGATTCTCAAACTGGCTGAGCCCCCGATTCGCTAGATATAAGGTAGGTGGACTCCCCATGGCCAGACCATCAACTTGTTTATAGACGCCATCGTGAGTGGACAAGACCACTTCACATGATGCTACTTTGGCGAGTACGATAAAGGTTTCTCGATCGATCAATCGGGGGTCTCTGCTCTACTTAAACGTTGTACAGCTTGCTGGTACACACCAGGATTGCCTCCATTACTGGCACATTAGTTTATAATCATGATACGTCAAAGCTAATCATAATCTCGTCTTCTTCAAGAGTAACAGTCTTCAGTTTATCAAATACTGTCTTGGTTGGGACTACCGATAATCATTCTGCCACACGGACGGCTACCTTGTGGTACGTAGACCCGGGCATAGACGGTACCCGTCTGACTGGGATGTCTTTCTTGTGTACTTTTGCCAGTCCGTAAAGACGCGCTGGTTGACTACCCCTGGGTATCATAGAATGATACAGTTCTTCGTCGTTTTTGAAACTGCGGGAGGTTGATAATCTTACTCAACTTCTAGTGGTATGTTCCTCTTTTCATAACACATATACCTACTCCTTTATCAAAGGGGACGGCGAGTAAATCTTTCTCcagtttcagaaaaaaaaaggaaccagGGACTGAGAAAATTGAACTACATCTTATGCGCTAGTGTCGTAGAGAAAGAAGCAACTGATTATTAACTGAttcttcatttgatttatttctttttactgCGGAAGAAAATGcattttttacagttgtgtTGAAAAATGATTTGAAGGCATTTTTCGCCTTAGAAGGTAAATCCTCTCCTTCTACGATTTCTTCAATTAAACAGGTATTCGACGGTATGCATGCCACTAACCAGCTAGGTTGATCCGGAGCTCCAGACCAAGGTTCGTCTGGTCCAACATTCATTTCCACTAACAATCTATCACTATTGGCAGCCCAGAGAACCCATTTGGAGTGATTGGCCGACCATTTCATCTAGGTAACTGTGTAAATTCAGAGTGTCGTACCAGATTTATGTTTCATGAGTAATTGACATCCGAGCACAAGACGTTCTAGATCTGGTCTTCAGTGTTCAATTGcctttgtttcaatatttaCCCTTTTAGGCAAAATGAGAGGGTCTAGTTATTGAGACACCAGTGGTTTAATTTTTCCGGAGGTGGTCAGTTTTTGAGACACCCCGGCGTCTTTGTTTTTCGAGGGTCTTAGGTCCgagttttttttattgcttgTGTTAGACACCCGCTTTTTGTTAGTCAATCTCAGTTCTTCCTTTTAATACTAGATCCCATTCTCTCTGAGGACAACTTTTGACTTCGCGCAACCACAAGTTCTCATCGTAACAGGCAACCCACCTACCCCGAATCTTATTCAACAGAATTAAaattcttcatttgattttagcGTCACAACTCTTTTGAACTTGCAAGATTGACGGTGTCATGGAGATGGCTTTTTAAGATACATACGTGGGCGACAGGACCAAACTGTTTAAAAAAATGGCGGATGATACAGCACACGATACGATTTTTACCCTTTCCCTGAAGAACTCCACCTTCTTTTATACCATCCTCTCTTTTTCAAAACACCGTGAGCCGCTAGCGTATTGACCGACTATCCTCTACTAAGCGGCTAACTGCGAACGTGAATTTTGGAGAATAGctcagttttcaaataactgtcgaaaGTAAATACGCAGTTGCGGTTATTTCGCTTTGAGATTGGCCTAAGAATTTCTCGCCAGTTTTTaaccaatgaaaagcaaaacgaagaccaatcgcaccttgtacgcgcaaTATTCCCCGCGTCTTCAGCTAGCAACAGGTAATTGGTGGGAATTCCGAATGATTCTTCTGATTCTCCTTGTCTACGTTTGCTCCAGTTGTCAATGGTCGGAGTAAATACTTTGATATTCTTTTCTgaacggtcatttgaaaaccactctaacaTACTTTCATTGCAATACTATACAAGGAGCCTCTTCGAAGATCTTCCGCTGACACGACTAGACATGCACACAGCAACCATCCTTTTTTAATCCTTCATTCCGTAGTAAACCTCTGTAATCAAGGTCAACGAGGAAATGAAAAAGGTTGATCAACAAAGTCAAAGcttaatattttgaaatgaatCACCAGGGAAATGAATCTCTTTCCTTATTGTCACAAATTgtgctttttattttcactgGTGTTGATCTTCAGTATCAAATTAAACATTCACGGTATTCAATGGTAAAAACTTATCATGTAGAAATTCTTGGAGTAATGTTGTCTTTAACCTTTGATGAAAACTTCAAAAGGAGATTGTACTACAAGAGTTAACAGCAACGATATAATGTGGTTTTATTCCTGTATTATAAAAAGTACAACCAGTGAAAGGATATAAACTCACACAAAAACTGTCTAAGTATACTTTCTTTAGGTACCTCGTTTTCAGCCGCATTTTTTTAATCTCGCGACAATGAAGTCATTGTTATTTCAATGCTTTTAAAAGCTACTAAAAGATTACATCTTGACCTTTGAGAGTAGACATGGTTTTTGTATTTCAACAGATTTCTTCGCAAACATAACGACAATGTGTACAAAATCCCTTACtttcctgggcccagttgttcaaaagcccgattaagctaatcctggataagtgacattttaattgttatttattaccCTTAAAGGAATTCTTTTtaacaagattaaggtttaaggaaaagaaatttgttattTATAACCGTATCGAGCCATAACCCTCCTTTAGGGAAAATagaaagcaattaaaatttgcGCCAAggtaggattagcttaatcagacTATGAACAACTGACCCCTGATGTATTTGGAAGAACACGCAAAAATATGGCTTCAACGATGGGAACTACAACTATTCCTTCGTAAATGTAGAAAATGGGTTGGCTTTGTTGTCAACGTATAAATCAGCTTATTTATGCTGGCCCGAGTGCAAAGCACGAGAGTCATGAATTCAAGTGGAAAACACAAGGTGCCCTAACTCACAAaacggaccgagaaaacgaggttagtaagatgCTTGTTAAATCGCTAGGAAACTGAATCgaactagaaagcacaccacGAAGTCAAGCGGTCCGTACTTTAGAATAGCTTTCATTCGTCACTAAGACTTTCCATGTCGTCCGAAAAGTCATCGGCCGTAAAAGCTTCCACCCGTGTCGTCTGGGGTTGAGGTCTTTTAAACTCGAGCCTAGGACTCTCTCGACCTGAAGGTTGGGTGGTTCCTAGAAAACAGAACCGAAAAGAAATTACAAGAAATTTGCAAAGTGTGAAAGGAATAACGAGTCACGTTCTCAGGAACTCTGCGCAAAGTCAAGAGAGAGGTCCTGAAAACGAGGTTTAGGACTTCACTGCAACGCCTTTGTTCAGTTGTTTGACTTGACAAGAATACAAGGATTGTTCTCCAACAATAAGCTGAGTTTGGTGTCTAGATCCATAGCCTCCATGTGGTGTGAAGATTAGTCACATGATGGTCGACTATTTCAACAGCTGTCTCTGAGATGACCAATCATAGCTTGCGAAAACATTTTTGATTATAATCAAAAGAGTTCTAGTTCTACTTCCCACCTAAAGACTGCAGTCCACTGGATCCCTGCCGCCGATCAGCAGCCCTGacaaaatagaagaaaaaacgCCACATTTAAAACTGGCTTTTATGTTTTGAGAAGAATTCTTTATTAATGACAATTTGAGTTTGATTCTCTGGAAAATGAGAAATAACGCTTCTTAAACAGTGTAAAAGTTAGAGATATTCTCGCCCGGAATTTTCTTCACCCACAAATTTGGTCAATACAGGTCGTTGTCAGGACAACAGCAGCAAAGAAATGAGCCGAAACGTAGGACACGCACCCAAGTCGCTCAGTTTGCATAACATCAATGGTATTGTATATTGCACTTTTCAAGGAGGAGGGAAGAGATAGTTGCCTCCTTTATGGGTTCGCGCTGCTTTGGATTGAAAATGCGTACCTTCCGCCCGGTGTGTGCTAGTCTACCGAGGAAATGGAGAAGTCGCTCTCAATGCCATCGTCATCCTGgataattcaaataaaaatgtcatttctgacggttgagcgTGCGAATAAGGCAGAAATTTATACTTCTACGGCACGGGAACAGAAGAGTCTGGGTACGATTCATGTAAGGCATGATGGGTATCATGTTGACTATAAAGTGTTAGTTCGTCACGTGGTGGGCCATTCTAGGTTTGCATCAGTTGCGTCAACTTTCGTTTCCGTTTTATATcgttactgttattgttattgttttgtaacaaggAAACCCTTTAAACCCCGGAGGGTTTGTTGTATCGCATTGTCTCGGAAGATACGTTTCCGGTCTTTGTTCCCCACaggggttttttggtttttcgtatccggcggTGTCACAGGTTATCAGGTAACAGTATAGTCAGGGCGTTCATACCTGCCACTGGTAAACCTAATGGATTGTAGTAGTCTgtgtagtgaagttgaaatgaaatgtgagcaaagaaaaatcaatgaattaaacaaaaacaaaatggagcATATCCCATACTTGTTTTGAAGACCGCTGACCAGACACTTGCTGGGGTTGACTTCGCCCATTCCCAGTCCCCTGAAAGTGGAGCGAGACTCCACCTGCGGGCTTCTTCACTGCAGACCCAAAGTTCAAATTTCGTTCCAGTGTGTCTGCTAATTCACGCACCTTGGAAATGGAATATAACAATAGAAAAATAATAGTGTTTTTGAAACCAAAACAAGGCGAAGAACCCTCTGGATTCGTGCTTCCTTTCCGCTATCAGCTGCTCATCCTAAAGGATTCTTCAACTGAGAACTGTACTTTGATCTCACCTTTTCTCCTCTTGGGGCAGCTTTAGGTGTGGTTGGAACTGCAgccagctaaaaaaaaaagaagatagtCACCGCTATAATAGTCccgcaaaaaaatgttttgcatgGAGGATTTGACCTCTCTAATATAATGAAACACAGCttgcaaaaatggccgcaatgcgaTGAGATATTCCGCGATTTTTTCGGGTTTGGAGCGCGGAAACCAAGCGACGAAGCCGCAAGGGGAATGGGGAGGAAATGGGGTGGAAAAAAATTAGATTCCACTCGCGGTTTTGCAAACAAGGGAAAAGATAGAATTGCGAcgcaaattattttcaacaagAAATTCTTTTGTTGGCAAAAGACAAGGGgaactcgctctgacgaaagccTTGCGCTCTGAATGTCTAGATTTCCACCGAAAGACTAACGAAACTAAACCTTACAATAGACAAGGGGAACCGCTTTCGACTTTCTCTTACCTACTCGTTATCTGAATCAGAATCGAAATTCTGTTGCGAAGGAATATGAACTGCAACTTTGTGGGTGGATCGAGGAGACGGCTCGGCATCTTCCCTGGAGAGATGAAATACATAAAACTAGGCTATCTATGACTGCATGTGACTAATGCTGTAATTTTTAGGCATTATTAATGcaagggttaaaaaaaaaaaaaacaggtaaaaGC
Above is a genomic segment from Acropora muricata isolate sample 2 chromosome 1, ASM3666990v1, whole genome shotgun sequence containing:
- the LOC136924314 gene encoding uncharacterized protein — translated: MSFQYRIGIIHSVSGIIHETCQAIWEALHEVYLKPPSNKNDWKEISKEFEELWNFPHCLGAIDGKHVSIQCPLKSGSLYYNYKGYFSIVLLAVCDAHYTFTFTDVGGYGSTNDSSLFNNTDIFRAAESGALDFPDAEPLDGFANDVIPYFFVGHEAFALKTWMQRPYPGKNLLEANRILNYRLSRARRVIENFFGILVARWRIYHRPIQTSVETAENIVKATVCLHNYVRQTNTASYFPSGFLDSEDSTGQIQPAEWRQIVAQCGSNGALKPLASARGARHPKDAMKTREILKEYVNSDCGSVSWQSDYVRSRGNIIPQA
- the LOC136924298 gene encoding uncharacterized protein, translating into MTFVEKNVEWSATLTDRLGLEILTVLETKGQVLHRTKKFEDFVVVKTECFVLVVVFVFVLESKAPYYPCLYDKKSADFKDKNKKALAWSDVAKEVGLQNGDEACKLFQYLRNKYSRDKKKIEGKKVSGSSTDEVREAKVEASEIYSFLSWLDLYVQPRKTSSNYVINVDTDNENQEDGDDERPDTPSDMSSSSVKEPSLNSTNIVKPKKRKARNHDLSERLQEAELGQSHWRKLETQGADNTER